From the Geitlerinema sp. PCC 9228 genome, one window contains:
- the malQ gene encoding 4-alpha-glucanotransferase, giving the protein MPFPRASGILLHPTSLPSPFGIGDFGSGAYQFVDFLAETRQQLWQILPLGPTGYGNSPYLCYSALAGNHLLISPEKLLEKGWLSETELSSIPDFSTHRVDYDRVRAWKMPLLRKAYQRFHDRLDGQTQEQFHQFCESKAHWLEDYALFMALKQAHNDSSWHSWEAGLAHRHPETLDYWRNLLADEIEFHKFLQFEFFRQWKEVKQYANDRGVEIFGDIPFYVAHDSADVWANPEIFHLNPETCQPSIMAGVPPDYFSETGQLWGNPVYNWEKLREQDFAWWVGRFQGILEYVDWIRIDHFRGFAAFWAIAEGETTAMNGEWMESPGEEFFQYLGEKLGQLPIIAEDLGIITPDVEALRDRFGFPGMKILHFAFGSGTDNPYLPFNCNRNSVIYTGTHDNNTTLGWFEEISPEERQNVIRYLGELSSEGMPWDLIRLALSSVCDRAVIPLQDILELGSESRMNLPSQPEGHWEWRYHADGLTQERKDRLRTMTETYGRTP; this is encoded by the coding sequence ATGCCTTTTCCTAGAGCCAGCGGTATCCTACTGCATCCTACCTCTCTACCCAGTCCGTTTGGTATTGGGGATTTTGGTAGTGGTGCCTATCAATTTGTCGATTTTCTCGCCGAAACCCGACAGCAGTTGTGGCAAATTTTGCCCCTAGGGCCTACCGGATATGGCAACTCTCCTTACCTTTGCTATTCCGCATTAGCAGGCAATCACCTGCTGATAAGTCCGGAAAAATTGCTGGAAAAGGGTTGGTTGAGCGAAACCGAACTCTCCTCCATTCCTGACTTTTCCACCCATCGGGTAGACTACGATCGCGTACGGGCATGGAAAATGCCCCTATTGCGCAAAGCCTACCAGCGCTTTCACGATCGTTTAGATGGCCAGACACAAGAGCAGTTCCATCAGTTCTGCGAAAGCAAAGCCCACTGGCTGGAAGACTATGCCCTGTTTATGGCCCTCAAGCAAGCCCATAATGACAGCAGCTGGCACAGCTGGGAAGCAGGGTTGGCCCACCGCCATCCGGAAACCCTTGATTATTGGCGCAATTTGCTCGCCGATGAAATTGAATTCCACAAATTTTTACAATTTGAATTTTTCCGCCAGTGGAAGGAAGTGAAACAATACGCCAACGACCGCGGTGTAGAGATTTTTGGCGATATTCCCTTCTACGTGGCTCACGACAGTGCCGATGTGTGGGCGAACCCCGAAATTTTCCACCTTAATCCCGAAACCTGTCAGCCGAGTATTATGGCAGGCGTACCGCCGGATTACTTTAGCGAAACCGGCCAGCTTTGGGGAAATCCGGTTTATAACTGGGAGAAATTGCGAGAACAGGATTTTGCCTGGTGGGTCGGGCGTTTTCAAGGGATTTTGGAATATGTTGATTGGATTCGCATCGACCACTTCCGCGGATTTGCTGCTTTTTGGGCAATTGCCGAAGGCGAAACCACGGCGATGAACGGCGAATGGATGGAATCTCCAGGAGAAGAATTTTTCCAATATTTGGGCGAGAAATTAGGGCAGTTGCCTATTATTGCGGAAGATTTGGGGATTATTACCCCTGATGTAGAAGCGTTGCGCGATCGATTTGGTTTCCCCGGGATGAAAATTTTGCATTTTGCGTTTGGTTCGGGAACCGATAACCCGTATCTGCCGTTTAATTGCAATCGCAATAGCGTGATTTATACGGGAACCCACGACAACAATACGACCTTGGGTTGGTTTGAGGAAATTTCCCCCGAAGAAAGGCAAAATGTGATTCGCTATCTAGGGGAACTTAGTTCCGAGGGCATGCCTTGGGATTTGATTCGTTTGGCTTTGAGTTCGGTGTGCGATCGCGCCGTGATTCCCCTACAGGATATTCTGGAGTTGGGCAGCGAATCGCGGATGAACCTCCCCAGCCAACCAGAAGGACACTGGGAATGGCGCTACCATGCCGACGGCCTCACCCAAGAACGTAAAGACCGCTTGCGTACTATGACCGAAACCTACGGACGTACACCCTAA
- a CDS encoding RodZ domain-containing protein, producing the protein MMKKRPPKQNPHQQQQEKRAVKLRELGALLRETRQEKGMSVEEVSAKVKIRACILRAIEEGNLDKLPEAIYVRGLLYRYAEFLGEDSSEISQQFPVDEFNWLFAKHFWLQLPMPQLRPIHLYLFYILLVGFSVQGLSSFVTRSASDSNPMRTSSQVQEPSWPPRDAPTSRDRPTQPQPATAQSSTRPTSQSAASSEPPIRVGLIFKEKSWIRIEVDGQTEFEGTLPEGTQRTWEAQQEVVIRAGNAGGVLVALNGEDAKPMGQPWAVEEVTFKPNN; encoded by the coding sequence ATGATGAAGAAACGCCCCCCCAAACAGAATCCCCACCAACAGCAGCAAGAAAAGCGGGCTGTCAAATTGCGAGAGCTTGGGGCTTTGCTGCGAGAAACTCGTCAGGAAAAGGGCATGTCCGTAGAAGAAGTGTCGGCTAAGGTAAAAATCCGTGCTTGTATTTTACGGGCAATTGAAGAAGGCAATTTGGACAAACTTCCCGAAGCAATTTACGTGCGGGGGTTACTTTACCGGTATGCTGAATTTTTAGGGGAAGACAGTAGCGAAATCAGCCAGCAATTTCCGGTGGATGAGTTTAATTGGCTGTTTGCCAAACACTTTTGGTTGCAGTTGCCCATGCCCCAACTACGACCCATTCATTTGTATCTCTTTTACATTCTTTTGGTAGGGTTTTCCGTACAAGGATTGTCGTCTTTTGTCACCCGCTCTGCCTCCGATTCCAATCCCATGCGCACCAGTTCCCAAGTGCAAGAACCTTCCTGGCCACCAAGAGATGCTCCCACCTCCCGCGATCGCCCTACTCAACCCCAACCCGCCACCGCACAATCGTCCACCCGCCCAACCTCCCAGAGTGCTGCTTCCTCGGAACCTCCCATCCGTGTTGGTTTAATCTTTAAAGAAAAATCCTGGATCCGCATCGAAGTAGATGGTCAAACCGAATTTGAAGGAACTTTGCCGGAAGGAACCCAACGTACCTGGGAAGCCCAACAGGAAGTGGTCATTCGCGCCGGCAATGCTGGTGGCGTTTTGGTGGCTTTGAACGGCGAAGATGCCAAACCTATGGGTCAACCTTGGGCGGTGGAAGAAGTGACATTTAAGCCCAACAATTAA
- a CDS encoding pseudouridine synthase yields MQERLQKILSQWGIASRRHAEQTILDGRVRVNGKPVSVGDKADPQRDRIEVDGTVLHPQQRPQLLYLLLNKPLGVVCTCSDPAGRQTVLDLLPQQLRQGQGLHPVGRLDVDSTGALILTNDGDLTFRLTHPRHELPKTYSVWVKGFPTPAALQKWRQGVRLSVGKTQPARVEVLKKDRKKGQTLLRVTIREGKNRQIRRIGDRLGYPVVRLHRTAIGNIRLTPPPPSPQKPYLPPGAYRFLSDGEVAALKHR; encoded by the coding sequence ATGCAGGAAAGACTGCAAAAAATCCTTTCCCAATGGGGAATCGCTTCCCGCCGTCATGCCGAACAAACGATCCTTGACGGACGGGTGCGCGTGAACGGAAAACCGGTTTCTGTGGGAGATAAAGCCGATCCCCAACGCGATCGCATTGAGGTGGATGGCACTGTCTTGCATCCCCAACAACGCCCGCAGCTGCTGTACTTGCTCTTAAACAAACCGTTGGGCGTGGTTTGTACTTGCAGCGATCCCGCCGGTCGGCAAACGGTTCTAGATTTGCTACCGCAGCAACTACGCCAGGGGCAAGGATTGCATCCGGTAGGGCGTTTGGATGTTGATTCGACCGGGGCCTTGATTTTGACCAACGACGGCGATTTAACGTTTCGCTTGACCCATCCCCGCCACGAATTGCCCAAAACCTATTCCGTATGGGTCAAAGGCTTTCCCACCCCAGCTGCCCTCCAAAAGTGGCGTCAGGGAGTCCGTTTGTCCGTGGGGAAAACGCAGCCAGCCCGGGTTGAGGTGCTCAAAAAAGACCGCAAAAAGGGGCAAACCCTGCTGCGGGTGACCATCCGCGAGGGCAAAAACCGACAAATTCGACGCATTGGCGATCGCTTGGGATATCCAGTGGTACGCTTGCACCGTACGGCCATTGGTAACATTCGCCTAACGCCTCCGCCGCCGTCACCGCAAAAACCATATTTGCCACCAGGAGCGTATCGATTCCTCAGCGATGGGGAGGTGGCAGCTCTAAAACATAGATAA
- a CDS encoding DUF2993 domain-containing protein produces MLRGALQWWLRSQLDHLDSLHIDIHGSNRQIFSGQIPQVVLTAENATYRGIALHWVRATAHQIHLQIGDILRGHPLVLSETISACMQVQLTEADLNTSLDSGSHSQATTAPSLLAAALFEVLQTWWQSTSNATTRQRLHAAIALFGTSPSPETFPRTHIQLQPNGLIWEIANSQGRCCRLQTQLQATTPSQLRLAHPRIQIDPPSPWLPLEEYSWDLGTDVAIEELTLDTGRLAGSAQLLVRPATSLTGAETT; encoded by the coding sequence GTGCTCCGAGGTGCTCTCCAGTGGTGGCTGCGATCGCAACTAGACCATTTAGACAGCCTACATATCGACATCCATGGCAGCAACCGTCAAATTTTCTCCGGACAAATTCCCCAGGTGGTACTCACCGCTGAAAATGCTACCTATCGCGGAATTGCCTTGCATTGGGTGCGCGCCACAGCCCACCAAATTCACCTGCAAATCGGCGATATTTTACGAGGGCATCCCTTGGTCCTTTCCGAAACCATTTCAGCCTGCATGCAAGTACAACTCACCGAAGCCGATCTCAATACTTCCCTAGACAGCGGCAGCCATTCCCAAGCAACCACCGCCCCTTCTTTGCTGGCAGCAGCCCTGTTTGAGGTTCTCCAAACCTGGTGGCAATCCACCTCCAACGCCACCACCCGCCAGCGACTCCACGCCGCGATCGCTTTGTTTGGCACCTCCCCCTCCCCAGAAACCTTTCCCCGCACGCACATCCAACTGCAACCCAACGGCTTAATTTGGGAAATTGCCAATTCCCAGGGGCGTTGCTGTCGCCTGCAAACCCAGCTGCAAGCCACCACCCCCTCCCAACTGCGACTTGCCCACCCCCGCATTCAAATCGACCCCCCTTCCCCATGGTTGCCTCTAGAAGAGTATTCTTGGGACTTGGGAACGGATGTGGCGATCGAGGAACTCACCCTAGATACCGGTCGGCTAGCCGGTAGTGCCCAGTTGCTGGTCAGACCGGCAACTTCTCTAACAGGGGCAGAAACAACGTGA
- a CDS encoding phosphatidate cytidylyltransferase — protein MPWSRILSGLIAIVLALGVTILGGWYFTIGVGILVFLGQLEYFRLARAKGIAPAGKTTLVVSQILLVVATLSATIDDAVFPVPPATITDAVLPVAGTFICFYLLFQPKFATIADISASILGLFYGGYLPSYWVRLRSLDLFATQNLPLAGYWPAQMGDWQNLPQGLSATLLGFFCIWAADIGAYVIGKGFGRTRLSEISPKKTVEGAIFGVFSSIAVAQVGSYYLDWTFWPASGIILGLLIGLASLLGDLTESMMKRDAGVKDSGQLIPGHGGILDRADSYVFTAPLVYYFITLFLPLLEKLPV, from the coding sequence ATGCCTTGGTCTCGTATCCTCAGTGGATTGATTGCAATTGTTCTGGCGTTGGGCGTCACCATTTTAGGGGGCTGGTATTTTACGATTGGGGTCGGTATCCTCGTCTTCCTCGGCCAGCTCGAATATTTTCGCCTCGCCCGGGCAAAAGGAATTGCGCCGGCTGGAAAAACCACCCTGGTTGTCAGTCAAATCTTGCTCGTCGTGGCTACCCTTTCCGCGACCATCGACGATGCGGTGTTTCCGGTGCCACCGGCTACCATCACCGATGCGGTTTTGCCGGTGGCGGGCACGTTTATTTGTTTTTACCTGCTGTTTCAGCCTAAATTCGCTACTATTGCCGATATTTCAGCTTCGATTTTGGGGCTGTTTTATGGCGGCTATTTGCCTAGCTACTGGGTCCGCTTGCGCAGTTTGGACCTGTTTGCTACTCAAAACTTGCCTCTGGCTGGGTACTGGCCGGCGCAAATGGGCGATTGGCAAAATTTGCCCCAAGGATTGAGCGCTACGTTGCTGGGCTTTTTTTGTATTTGGGCGGCGGATATTGGGGCCTATGTAATTGGCAAAGGGTTCGGTCGCACCCGGCTGTCGGAAATCAGTCCGAAAAAAACTGTGGAAGGGGCAATTTTTGGCGTGTTCAGCAGTATTGCCGTTGCCCAGGTGGGGTCTTACTATTTGGACTGGACTTTTTGGCCCGCTAGTGGTATAATATTAGGTCTTTTGATTGGGCTGGCAAGTTTGTTGGGGGATTTGACGGAATCTATGATGAAACGGGATGCGGGGGTGAAAGACTCGGGGCAGTTAATTCCCGGTCACGGCGGCATTCTCGATCGCGCCGACAGCTATGTGTTTACAGCTCCTTTGGTGTATTACTTTATCACGTTGTTTCTGCCCCTGTTAGAGAAGTTGCCGGTCTGA
- the cbiT gene encoding precorrin-6Y C5,15-methyltransferase subunit CbiT, protein MSVPLWPYVTPGIPDELFERLPGIPLSKREVRLMIISQLRLEKTSVFWDIGAGTGTIPVETGLLCPEGKIIALERDEEVANLIRRNCDRFGVPHVEVVEGSAPDCLQTLPYRPDRVCVEGGRPIEQILQKAWTYLRPNGRIVATASNLKDLYAISQTFSELHVRHVEVVQPAVNRLESRGSHQAFAAISPMFILSGEKLD, encoded by the coding sequence ATGTCTGTTCCCCTGTGGCCGTACGTGACGCCAGGCATTCCTGACGAACTTTTTGAACGCTTGCCGGGGATTCCCCTTAGCAAGCGGGAAGTACGTTTGATGATTATTTCGCAATTGCGGTTGGAAAAAACCTCTGTCTTTTGGGATATTGGTGCTGGTACCGGAACCATTCCCGTGGAAACAGGATTGCTGTGTCCGGAAGGGAAAATTATTGCCCTGGAACGGGATGAGGAAGTTGCTAATTTGATTCGCCGCAACTGCGATCGCTTCGGGGTTCCTCATGTAGAAGTAGTAGAAGGCAGCGCACCGGATTGCCTGCAAACCCTCCCCTACCGACCGGATCGCGTGTGCGTGGAAGGGGGCAGACCGATCGAACAAATTCTGCAAAAAGCCTGGACTTACCTACGACCCAACGGTCGGATTGTCGCCACAGCCTCTAATTTGAAAGACTTGTACGCCATTTCCCAAACCTTCTCCGAACTCCATGTTCGCCATGTGGAAGTGGTGCAACCGGCGGTGAACCGTTTGGAGTCGCGGGGCAGCCATCAAGCCTTTGCCGCCATTAGTCCCATGTTTATTCTCAGTGGCGAGAAGTTAGATTAA
- a CDS encoding aminotransferase class I/II-fold pyridoxal phosphate-dependent enzyme, with protein sequence MVNPNQAPLIEVLQKVAMNSQVPFFTPGHKRGQGMASVLRQWWGAEVFQADLPELPELDNLLAPSGVLQQAQDLAAAAFGASQTWFLTNGSTAGIVAAILATCGEGEKIVLPRNVHQSVISGLVLSGAMPVFVEPAYDEVWGIAGGVTPSAVAGALTNHRDAKAVMLVSPTYYGVASDLEAIANIVHQYEIPLLVDEAHGAHFGFHPSLPPSAMASGADLAVQSTHKVLGAMTQAGMLHCQGERIDRQRLRQSLAMVQSSSPSYILLATLDAARQQMALQGRELMANALALGDRAAVELQQVAGVEVWEPTQFPRRDRSRITVDVSQLAGGGYEVDVLLHEEFGVTCELPTPYHLMFLITFGNTEEDIDQLVGAFCAVVRQGGRNFDGRIVLPAIPRPALACSPRQAFYAAQETVSWRQARDRISAVSVCPYPPGIPLLVPGEVISEAAIAYLAQVQDSGGTIVGCSDTDEQTIAVLAEDPKNA encoded by the coding sequence ATGGTCAATCCCAATCAAGCTCCCTTGATCGAGGTTTTGCAAAAAGTAGCCATGAACTCCCAGGTGCCTTTTTTTACCCCCGGACACAAACGCGGGCAGGGAATGGCGTCTGTGTTACGCCAGTGGTGGGGAGCGGAAGTATTTCAAGCGGATTTGCCGGAGTTGCCGGAGTTGGATAATTTGCTAGCTCCCAGCGGGGTTTTACAGCAGGCGCAGGACCTGGCAGCGGCGGCGTTTGGGGCGTCGCAGACCTGGTTTTTGACCAACGGATCTACGGCGGGGATTGTGGCAGCTATTCTCGCAACTTGTGGGGAAGGGGAGAAAATCGTGCTGCCGCGCAACGTTCACCAGTCAGTGATTTCGGGGTTGGTGCTATCGGGGGCGATGCCGGTGTTTGTGGAACCGGCGTACGATGAAGTTTGGGGGATTGCTGGTGGGGTGACTCCGTCGGCGGTGGCGGGGGCTCTGACGAACCATCGGGATGCCAAGGCGGTGATGTTGGTATCGCCGACCTATTACGGGGTGGCAAGCGATCTGGAAGCGATCGCGAATATTGTCCATCAGTACGAGATTCCGTTGTTGGTGGATGAGGCCCATGGGGCGCATTTTGGGTTTCATCCATCGTTGCCCCCCTCGGCCATGGCGTCGGGGGCTGATTTGGCGGTGCAGTCTACCCACAAGGTGTTGGGGGCCATGACCCAGGCAGGGATGCTGCACTGTCAGGGAGAGCGCATCGACCGGCAGCGGTTGCGGCAGAGCCTAGCTATGGTGCAATCGAGCAGTCCTAGCTATATTTTGCTGGCGACGTTGGATGCGGCTAGGCAGCAAATGGCCCTGCAAGGGCGGGAATTGATGGCAAATGCGTTGGCGTTGGGCGATCGCGCGGCCGTGGAACTGCAGCAAGTGGCTGGGGTTGAGGTTTGGGAACCCACTCAATTTCCCCGGCGCGATCGCAGCCGAATAACGGTGGATGTTTCCCAACTGGCTGGTGGTGGTTATGAGGTAGATGTGTTACTGCACGAGGAATTTGGTGTTACTTGCGAGTTGCCTACCCCATACCATTTGATGTTTTTAATTACCTTTGGCAATACCGAGGAAGATATCGACCAGTTGGTGGGGGCTTTTTGTGCGGTTGTTCGCCAGGGGGGGCGGAACTTTGATGGGAGGATTGTTCTCCCTGCCATACCCAGACCGGCGTTGGCTTGCTCGCCGCGGCAGGCTTTTTACGCTGCTCAAGAAACGGTGAGTTGGCGACAGGCGCGCGATCGCATTAGTGCGGTGTCGGTTTGTCCGTACCCACCGGGGATTCCTTTGTTGGTGCCTGGTGAAGTCATTTCAGAAGCAGCGATCGCCTATTTGGCCCAAGTGCAAGACAGCGGTGGCACCATCGTTGGCTGTAGCGATACCGACGAGCAAACCATCGCCGTCCTGGCAGAAGACCCAAAAAACGCTTGA
- the ychF gene encoding redox-regulated ATPase YchF has translation MLRAGIVGLPNVGKSTLFNALVSNAKAEAANFPFCTIEPNVGVVAVPDERLPTLAEISQSAQVVPTRIEFVDIAGLVQGASRGEGLGNQFLSHIREVDAIVHVVRCFESDDIVHVSGSVDPWRDIDVINLELGLSDLAQVERRMERVRKQARAHKEAQAELEILEKLQSVLDAGKPARLADLTAEEAEIIKPLGLLTRKPVIYAANVSEADLATGNESVEKVRQRASEENAKVVVVSAQVESELLELSPEEQEDYLASLGVETGGLKSLIRATYDLLGLRTFFTTGEKETRAWTIRAGMLAPQAAGVIHSDFERGFIRAETIAYEDLVKAGNMNAAKEKGWLRSEGKDYLVQEGDVMLFRFNV, from the coding sequence ATGCTCAGAGCTGGTATCGTCGGACTCCCCAACGTAGGTAAATCCACCCTATTCAACGCTTTGGTTTCCAATGCCAAAGCCGAAGCCGCCAACTTTCCCTTTTGTACCATCGAACCCAACGTTGGCGTAGTTGCCGTTCCCGATGAACGGTTACCCACCCTCGCCGAAATCTCCCAATCCGCTCAAGTTGTTCCCACCCGCATCGAATTTGTAGATATCGCTGGTTTGGTACAAGGGGCCAGCCGCGGTGAAGGTTTGGGCAACCAATTTCTCTCCCACATTCGCGAAGTTGATGCGATCGTGCATGTGGTGCGTTGCTTTGAAAGCGACGATATCGTTCACGTTTCCGGTTCGGTAGACCCCTGGCGCGATATCGATGTCATTAACTTAGAACTCGGCTTGTCTGACTTGGCCCAGGTAGAACGGCGCATGGAACGAGTTCGCAAACAGGCACGCGCCCACAAAGAGGCACAAGCAGAACTAGAAATTCTGGAAAAACTGCAATCGGTTTTGGATGCCGGCAAACCCGCCAGGCTAGCGGATTTAACCGCAGAAGAAGCAGAAATTATCAAACCCCTGGGATTGTTAACCCGCAAGCCAGTCATCTACGCCGCCAATGTCTCTGAAGCCGACTTGGCAACTGGGAACGAATCGGTGGAAAAAGTACGCCAAAGAGCCAGCGAGGAAAATGCGAAAGTGGTGGTGGTATCCGCACAGGTAGAATCGGAATTGCTGGAACTCTCTCCAGAAGAGCAGGAGGACTATTTAGCCAGTTTGGGCGTGGAAACCGGTGGTTTGAAATCGTTGATTCGCGCTACTTACGATTTGCTGGGCTTGCGGACCTTCTTTACCACCGGCGAAAAAGAAACCCGCGCCTGGACTATTCGCGCTGGCATGCTGGCACCCCAAGCTGCAGGCGTGATTCACTCGGACTTTGAACGGGGATTCATTCGCGCGGAAACCATTGCTTACGAAGATTTGGTAAAAGCTGGCAATATGAATGCGGCGAAAGAGAAGGGATGGCTGCGCAGTGAAGGGAAAGATTATCTGGTGCAAGAGGGAGATGTGATGCTATTTCGGTTTAACGTCTAA
- a CDS encoding phage holin family protein, which translates to MFGLIISWLVTAVSLLIISKIPTGVEIDSFGKALLSAAVFGILNAILKPVLAFFAFPVTVLTFGLFSIVINAIIFGLAAWLVSGFRLNWGIGSALLGSIALGFVNSILFKALATLQ; encoded by the coding sequence ATGTTTGGTTTAATTATTTCCTGGCTGGTAACGGCTGTTAGTCTGTTAATTATTTCCAAGATTCCCACAGGCGTCGAAATCGATAGTTTCGGCAAAGCTTTGCTTTCTGCTGCAGTGTTTGGCATTCTGAATGCCATTTTGAAACCGGTTTTGGCGTTCTTTGCGTTCCCGGTTACTGTGCTTACTTTTGGTTTGTTCTCGATTGTCATTAACGCGATTATCTTTGGTTTGGCTGCCTGGCTGGTTTCTGGATTTCGCTTAAATTGGGGCATTGGCAGTGCTTTGCTCGGCTCGATTGCCCTTGGCTTTGTCAACAGTATTTTGTTTAAGGCACTGGCGACGCTGCAATAA
- a CDS encoding class I SAM-dependent methyltransferase: MSNKSIGLDDSLHNYLLSTSLREPQIAQLLREETARMESARMQIAPEQGQFMAFLVQLMGAKKTLEVGVFTGYSSLCVAQALPTDGRVVACDVSDEYTSIARRYWSAAGVAQKIDLRLAPAIETLDDLLGKGQAGTFDFAFIDADKENYWNYYKRSLELLRPGGLVAIDNVLWSGRVADDSIQDQNTKAIREFNQKIHRDERVDISMVPIADGLTLARKKASPISKK, from the coding sequence ATGTCTAATAAAAGTATCGGTCTAGATGATTCTCTACACAACTACCTGCTGTCCACTTCCTTGCGAGAACCGCAGATTGCCCAATTGCTGCGGGAAGAAACTGCCCGCATGGAATCTGCCAGAATGCAAATTGCGCCGGAACAGGGTCAATTTATGGCTTTTTTGGTGCAACTGATGGGGGCGAAGAAAACGCTGGAAGTTGGCGTGTTTACTGGGTATAGTTCCCTGTGTGTGGCGCAGGCACTACCTACCGACGGTCGGGTGGTTGCCTGCGATGTGAGCGATGAGTATACTTCAATTGCACGTCGGTATTGGTCGGCGGCGGGGGTTGCCCAAAAAATTGACTTGCGACTGGCACCTGCTATAGAAACGCTAGACGATTTGTTGGGGAAAGGGCAAGCGGGAACGTTTGATTTTGCGTTTATCGATGCGGATAAAGAAAATTACTGGAATTACTACAAGCGATCGCTAGAATTGTTACGTCCTGGTGGTTTGGTTGCCATCGATAACGTGCTTTGGTCGGGAAGAGTGGCTGACGACAGCATTCAAGACCAAAACACCAAAGCCATTCGCGAATTCAATCAAAAAATTCATCGCGACGAACGGGTGGATATCAGTATGGTTCCCATTGCTGATGGTTTGACCCTAGCCAGGAAAAAGGCCTCCCCCATTTCTAAAAAATAG
- a CDS encoding TIGR01212 family radical SAM protein (This family includes YhcC from E. coli K-12, an uncharacterized radical SAM protein.) yields the protein MVSPVLGKSGRRSQKGLRTAMVQDPAPKITANQAQLYTLGKFFRDRFGKRVQKISVDGGFTCPNIDGSKSRGGCTYCNNRSFSLGWGKRHLSIREQLQQQIACIRQKHPNYKYFLAYFQSYSNTYASLPQLQALYDEALSVSDIVGLDISTRPDCVPNPVLDLLQAYAQKNHLWLELGLESSHNSTLNRLNRGHTWAEFADAVQRASGRQLHLCVHVILGLPGETPEMMRETAKRLGDLVAPLDFAAFGIKLHHLHIVKGTILAKEYAAGKVETLTPAAYIPLVCDFLEYLPPYTVVQRFMGDALHNTLLAPHWQVSKNQVLAEIEAELARRGSGVGWRCGK from the coding sequence ATGGTATCTCCAGTATTAGGAAAATCGGGACGGCGATCGCAAAAAGGGCTGCGAACAGCTATGGTACAAGATCCTGCTCCAAAAATTACTGCCAATCAAGCGCAATTATATACCTTAGGAAAATTTTTCCGCGATCGCTTCGGGAAGCGGGTACAAAAAATTTCCGTTGACGGCGGCTTTACTTGCCCCAACATCGACGGCAGCAAATCCCGCGGTGGTTGCACCTACTGCAACAATCGTAGCTTTAGTTTGGGGTGGGGCAAACGCCATCTATCCATACGCGAACAACTACAACAACAAATCGCCTGCATCCGTCAAAAACACCCCAATTACAAGTATTTTCTCGCCTATTTCCAATCCTATTCCAATACCTACGCCTCCCTCCCCCAATTACAAGCGCTCTACGACGAAGCTCTTTCCGTTTCTGACATTGTGGGATTGGATATTTCCACAAGACCCGATTGCGTTCCCAACCCAGTTTTAGACCTGTTACAAGCCTATGCCCAAAAAAACCATTTGTGGCTGGAGTTGGGCTTGGAAAGCAGCCACAATAGCACCCTCAACCGCCTCAACCGGGGGCATACGTGGGCAGAATTTGCCGATGCAGTGCAGCGCGCTTCCGGTCGTCAATTGCATTTGTGCGTTCACGTTATCCTGGGTTTACCTGGGGAAACGCCGGAGATGATGCGGGAGACAGCCAAGCGTTTGGGGGATTTGGTAGCGCCCCTTGATTTTGCTGCTTTTGGTATTAAGTTGCACCACCTTCACATTGTCAAGGGCACGATTTTGGCGAAAGAATACGCTGCCGGTAAGGTAGAAACGCTGACCCCAGCAGCCTACATTCCTCTCGTTTGCGATTTTCTAGAATATCTACCCCCCTATACTGTGGTACAGCGGTTTATGGGGGATGCGCTCCACAATACGTTGCTGGCACCCCATTGGCAAGTTTCTAAAAACCAAGTTTTGGCAGAAATCGAAGCGGAGTTGGCACGGCGTGGGAGTGGGGTTGGTTGGCGTTGTGGGAAGTAG